One window from the genome of Kaistella carnis encodes:
- a CDS encoding SDR family oxidoreductase, with translation MTIIITGTSAGIGFTLAEYFGKKGHTVFGLSRKMVQSDYFKTIATDITHNAQVQRAIAEVLKTESRIDVLINNAGMGMVGAVEDSTQEEILKLFNLNLVGSVQMMTAVLPKMREQKFGKIINISSIGSEMGLPFRGFYSASKSALDKVTEAIRYEVSPWNIEVCTLHLGDIKTNIAENRVKTKVSEPYQKTFNKIYAIMNSHVDEGTEPIEVAEYIEKLLNKKTWKAHFYFGKFGQKIGIPLKWILPQNFYENLMRKYNKMD, from the coding sequence ATGACTATAATTATCACCGGCACCTCGGCCGGAATTGGTTTTACTCTGGCCGAATATTTTGGAAAAAAAGGACATACCGTTTTCGGCTTAAGCAGAAAAATGGTACAATCGGATTATTTCAAAACGATTGCGACCGACATTACACACAATGCTCAAGTTCAAAGGGCAATTGCCGAAGTTTTAAAAACGGAATCGAGAATCGACGTGCTGATCAACAATGCCGGTATGGGAATGGTTGGTGCGGTTGAAGATTCTACTCAAGAGGAAATTCTAAAATTATTTAATCTGAATCTGGTAGGTTCTGTTCAAATGATGACGGCAGTTCTTCCAAAAATGCGAGAACAGAAATTTGGGAAGATCATCAATATTTCAAGCATTGGGAGTGAAATGGGACTTCCGTTTAGAGGATTTTATTCAGCATCGAAATCTGCTTTGGACAAGGTGACAGAAGCAATTCGTTATGAAGTTTCTCCCTGGAATATTGAAGTTTGTACTTTGCATCTCGGGGATATTAAAACAAATATTGCGGAGAATCGCGTTAAAACTAAAGTTTCGGAACCGTATCAAAAAACTTTTAACAAAATATATGCGATCATGAATTCTCATGTGGATGAGGGAACAGAACCAATCGAAGTTGCAGAATACATTGAGAAATTATTAAATAAAAAAACCTGGAAAGCCCATTTTTACTTCGGTAAATTCGGTCAGAAAATCGGCATTCCTTTGAAATGGATCTTGCCCCAGAATTTTTATGAAAATTTGATGCGGAAATATAACAAGATGGATTAA
- the trhO gene encoding oxygen-dependent tRNA uridine(34) hydroxylase TrhO, with the protein MQLYNTLSAEERAQLIDEAGKQRLTLSFYAYAKISDPKKFRDELFIAWNALDALGRIYVAHEGINAQMSIPADQMDAFRETLEVYDFMKGIRLNVAIEHDDHSFLKLTIKVRPKIVADGLNDETFDVTNKGVHLKAKEFNNLLEDPNTIVVDFRNHYESEVGHFEGAITPDVETFRESLPIINEQLQDFKEDKNLLMYCTGGIRCEKASAYFKHQGFKNVYQLEGGIIEYARQVKEENIESKFIGKNFVFDHRLGERITDDIVSQCHQCGKPCDNHTNCANEGCHLLFIQCDDCKAAMENCCSTECLDIIHLPIEEQVKLRKGVQVGNKVFRKGKSEALKYKKSGELPHKPLAKAETKDIRKKIVVKKTLIGKAEHYYTKSKIAQFLIAKNGLSIGDKVLICGPTTGEEELTITELFANGIPCETAKEGDQITFSTPFRIRLSDKLYKVLS; encoded by the coding sequence ATGCAACTGTATAATACTTTAAGCGCAGAAGAAAGAGCTCAACTTATTGATGAAGCTGGTAAGCAACGACTTACTTTGTCTTTCTATGCGTACGCCAAAATCTCAGATCCCAAAAAATTTCGCGACGAATTATTTATAGCCTGGAATGCACTCGATGCATTGGGACGTATTTACGTGGCACACGAAGGTATCAATGCTCAAATGAGTATTCCTGCTGATCAAATGGATGCTTTCCGGGAAACCCTGGAAGTTTATGATTTCATGAAAGGAATTCGATTAAATGTCGCCATAGAGCACGATGATCATTCTTTCTTAAAACTTACCATTAAAGTGCGTCCGAAAATCGTTGCCGATGGTTTAAACGATGAAACTTTTGATGTAACCAACAAAGGAGTTCATCTTAAAGCGAAAGAATTCAATAATCTATTAGAGGATCCAAACACCATTGTTGTCGATTTTAGAAATCATTATGAAAGCGAAGTCGGTCATTTTGAAGGTGCAATTACGCCGGACGTAGAAACTTTTAGAGAGAGTTTGCCTATCATTAATGAGCAATTGCAGGATTTCAAAGAAGATAAAAACCTGCTCATGTATTGTACAGGTGGGATCAGATGTGAAAAAGCAAGTGCCTATTTTAAACATCAGGGATTTAAAAATGTCTATCAACTAGAAGGTGGAATTATCGAATATGCGCGTCAGGTAAAAGAAGAAAACATTGAAAGTAAATTTATTGGAAAAAACTTTGTCTTTGATCACCGGTTAGGTGAACGAATTACAGATGATATTGTCTCACAATGCCATCAGTGTGGGAAACCTTGTGACAATCATACCAATTGCGCCAATGAAGGTTGTCATTTGCTCTTTATTCAATGTGACGATTGTAAAGCGGCCATGGAAAATTGCTGTTCAACCGAATGTTTAGACATTATTCATTTGCCCATTGAGGAGCAGGTGAAATTGCGAAAGGGCGTTCAGGTTGGTAATAAAGTATTCAGAAAAGGAAAATCTGAAGCGCTGAAATATAAAAAATCAGGCGAGTTACCGCACAAACCTTTGGCGAAAGCGGAAACTAAAGATATCCGTAAGAAAATAGTGGTTAAAAAGACACTGATCGGAAAAGCGGAGCATTATTACACAAAGTCAAAAATTGCCCAGTTCTTAATTGCTAAAAATGGACTTTCAATCGGTGATAAGGTTTTGATTTGTGGACCGACAACGGGAGAAGAAGAATTGACCATCACTGAACTTTTCGCAAATGGGATTCCATGTGAAACCGCGAAAGAAGGAGATCAAATTACTTTTTCAACACCATTCAGAATTCGTTTATCGGATAAATTATATAAAGTTTTAAGTTAA
- a CDS encoding type B 50S ribosomal protein L31, translated as MKNGIHPENYRLVVFKDMSNDEMFLCKSTADTKDTIEYEGSTYPLIKMEISSTSHPFYTGKVKLVDTAGRVDKFMNKYKKFSK; from the coding sequence ATGAAAAACGGAATCCACCCAGAAAATTATAGACTTGTTGTTTTCAAAGATATGAGTAACGACGAGATGTTTCTTTGCAAATCTACTGCAGATACAAAAGATACAATTGAATATGAAGGTTCAACTTATCCATTAATCAAAATGGAAATCTCTTCAACTTCTCACCCTTTCTATACCGGAAAAGTGAAATTAGTTGATACTGCAGGTAGAGTTGATAAATTCATGAATAAGTACAAAAAATTCTCAAAGTAA
- a CDS encoding 5-formyltetrahydrofolate cyclo-ligase, translated as MEKSTLRKIYLEKRKKLHENDIRSLSKKIFENFISEFPVSKNQKVHCFLSISKKNEVDTNFFLEYFFKNNIWVFVPKVVGEELISIEITEESALLENSWGIKEPVENIDSGIKDFDLILVPLLYADSFGNRVGYGKGFYDRFFSEIKPNNLKIGLNFFSPEELIDDVAPFDIALDYLVTPTAVLSFTGFTSKSKK; from the coding sequence ATGGAAAAGTCCACTCTTAGAAAGATTTATTTGGAGAAACGAAAGAAACTCCATGAAAATGATATACGTTCTTTGTCAAAGAAGATCTTTGAAAATTTTATTTCAGAATTTCCGGTAAGCAAAAATCAGAAAGTTCATTGTTTTCTCTCCATTTCGAAGAAAAATGAAGTGGATACCAACTTTTTTCTTGAATATTTCTTTAAAAATAATATTTGGGTATTTGTACCGAAAGTTGTAGGTGAAGAATTGATTTCTATAGAAATTACAGAGGAAAGTGCTTTATTAGAAAATTCCTGGGGAATTAAAGAGCCTGTTGAAAATATCGATTCTGGAATCAAAGATTTTGATCTGATTTTGGTTCCTTTATTATATGCTGACTCTTTTGGAAATAGAGTAGGCTATGGCAAAGGCTTTTACGATCGCTTTTTCTCTGAAATCAAGCCGAATAACTTAAAAATAGGACTTAATTTCTTTTCGCCAGAAGAACTGATTGATGATGTTGCACCATTTGATATTGCACTGGATTATTTAGTAACACCAACGGCGGTACTGTCTTTCACAGGCTTTACATCAAAATCTAAGAAATAA
- the rmuC gene encoding DNA recombination protein RmuC — MDFTSLFLGFIIGGIIGAVVLYFIVKSSHIPRTVFDDLNQNYIRTVADIKNINFKNEELAAENSVLKSELIHLQNEKQDLIILRSELSSKNANLQTLLETQKEEVAKMQELAKSEFQNLANKILDEKSEKFTALNQNNLKTILEPFQEKIAELRNKVGETYDKESKERFSLGEKVKELALLNQQISEDAKKLTRALKGESKTQGNWGEMILESILEKSGLVKGREYFLEHELRDEDNKALFSEFSGKKMRPDAVVKYPDERNVIIDSKVSLTAFTDLVDETDAEIYEVKLHQHLNSIRNHIKQLSDKAYDDYDKSLDFVMMFIPSESAYIAAMQADPNLWNFAYDKRILLLNPSNLITSLKLVSDLWKREYQNKNAMEIAERGAKLYDKFVGFVENMEKLGKNIDQAKNTYNDAFKQLSTGNDNLITQTVKLKSLGIKNKKNLPQSLEESSENILGSIDD; from the coding sequence ATGGATTTCACTTCTCTTTTCCTTGGCTTTATAATCGGCGGTATCATCGGGGCCGTCGTTCTCTATTTTATTGTAAAATCTTCACATATTCCCCGAACAGTATTTGATGATTTAAATCAAAATTATATCAGAACTGTGGCGGATATCAAGAACATCAATTTTAAAAATGAAGAATTGGCTGCAGAAAACTCTGTATTAAAATCAGAGCTTATTCATCTTCAAAATGAAAAACAGGATTTAATAATTCTTCGCTCTGAACTTTCTTCAAAAAACGCAAATCTTCAAACCCTTCTTGAAACTCAAAAAGAGGAAGTTGCAAAAATGCAGGAATTAGCAAAAAGTGAATTTCAAAATCTAGCCAATAAAATCTTAGATGAAAAATCTGAAAAATTTACTGCACTCAACCAGAATAATCTAAAGACGATTCTGGAACCTTTCCAGGAAAAAATCGCAGAACTTCGAAATAAAGTGGGCGAAACTTATGATAAAGAGTCGAAGGAACGATTTTCTTTAGGAGAAAAAGTAAAGGAATTGGCGTTGCTGAACCAACAAATTTCAGAGGACGCTAAAAAACTCACGCGCGCTCTAAAAGGTGAAAGTAAAACCCAGGGAAACTGGGGCGAAATGATTCTGGAAAGTATTTTGGAAAAATCAGGTTTGGTTAAAGGGCGTGAATATTTTTTGGAACATGAACTTCGGGATGAAGATAACAAAGCCTTATTCTCTGAGTTTTCCGGTAAAAAAATGCGTCCGGATGCCGTGGTAAAATATCCTGATGAAAGAAATGTGATTATCGATTCCAAAGTTTCATTAACTGCTTTTACAGACTTGGTCGACGAAACAGATGCCGAAATTTATGAGGTAAAACTTCATCAGCATTTAAATTCGATAAGAAATCACATTAAACAATTGAGCGACAAAGCCTACGATGATTACGACAAATCCCTTGACTTTGTCATGATGTTTATTCCGAGTGAATCAGCTTATATTGCAGCAATGCAGGCTGATCCCAATCTGTGGAATTTTGCTTACGATAAGAGAATTTTATTACTAAATCCCAGCAATTTAATTACTTCCCTAAAATTGGTATCTGATCTATGGAAGCGGGAATATCAAAACAAAAATGCTATGGAAATTGCGGAGCGCGGTGCTAAATTGTACGATAAATTTGTAGGTTTTGTAGAAAACATGGAGAAACTCGGCAAAAATATAGACCAGGCAAAAAACACTTATAACGATGCCTTCAAGCAGTTATCGACTGGAAATGATAATTTAATCACGCAAACGGTTAAACTTAAATCACTGGGAATTAAGAACAAAAAGAATCTTCCGCAAAGTTTGGAGGAATCTTCCGAAAATATATTGGGGTCCATCGATGATTAA
- a CDS encoding ACT domain-containing protein, which yields MKNKNEIKILKNRSIIKFEGKDFLGEVGIDGRIFKALTYARISVGVISQQAVENGISVLVNESDSEKAVNCLIEEFENERKSGKVSQIFSINNVSVLGFVAPDFNKIMSELARNNIFPLILNQVLAENRINLVVTSSQDEKSKNIIEAEIFSKPKTVHLAIIGHGRVGSTLIDQVLQKSEDIRNRKKIDLKIVAVANSRKIAFNKDGFNANWADEVSVAEEKSSVESLIHFSQLHQLENLIVVDNTTSKDFVKNYTRLADNGFDLVSSNKIFNTAPISEYRDLRNVLTKKNKKYLYETNVGAGLPLIDTIKLLHLSGENITRIKGVFSGSLSYIFNNFSVREEKFSTIVKEAIEKGFTSHDPREDLSGNDVAKKLLILARELDLTNELTDINIQSLIPEKLGKLNKNEFLNSLDLLDSYFEEIKKNQKENHVLRFIGELHGDLQQEKGELDVQLISVPANSEIGQLKGSDSIFKIYTENYGENPLVIRGAGAGAKVAARGVFGDILRLSENK from the coding sequence ATGAAAAATAAGAACGAAATAAAGATTTTAAAAAACAGATCAATCATCAAATTCGAAGGAAAAGATTTCTTAGGAGAAGTCGGAATAGATGGCAGAATCTTCAAAGCACTGACTTACGCCAGAATCAGCGTGGGCGTTATTTCTCAGCAAGCCGTAGAAAACGGGATTTCAGTTTTAGTCAACGAAAGTGATTCCGAAAAAGCCGTAAACTGTTTGATCGAGGAATTTGAAAATGAAAGAAAATCAGGAAAAGTTAGTCAGATTTTCAGCATTAATAATGTTTCTGTTTTAGGATTCGTGGCTCCGGATTTTAATAAAATAATGTCTGAACTGGCGAGAAATAATATTTTCCCTTTAATTTTAAATCAGGTTTTGGCAGAGAATAGAATTAATTTGGTCGTCACTTCTTCGCAAGATGAAAAATCAAAAAACATCATCGAGGCTGAGATTTTTTCCAAACCGAAAACAGTTCATTTGGCAATCATCGGTCATGGCAGAGTAGGTTCTACCTTAATTGATCAGGTTCTTCAAAAATCAGAAGATATCAGGAACCGAAAAAAAATTGATTTAAAAATTGTCGCGGTGGCAAATTCCCGCAAGATTGCCTTTAATAAAGATGGATTTAATGCAAACTGGGCCGATGAGGTTTCGGTTGCTGAAGAAAAGTCAAGTGTGGAGTCGCTTATTCATTTTTCTCAGCTTCATCAGCTTGAAAATCTAATCGTAGTCGATAATACCACGAGCAAAGATTTTGTCAAAAATTATACGCGGTTGGCAGATAATGGATTTGATCTGGTTTCTTCAAACAAAATTTTCAATACCGCTCCAATTTCAGAATACCGGGATCTAAGAAATGTTCTGACAAAAAAGAATAAGAAATACCTTTATGAAACCAATGTGGGAGCCGGATTGCCTTTGATCGACACAATAAAATTGCTTCATCTTTCAGGAGAGAATATTACAAGAATTAAAGGGGTCTTCTCAGGCTCGCTGAGTTATATTTTCAATAATTTTTCAGTTCGGGAGGAAAAGTTTTCGACCATTGTAAAAGAAGCCATAGAAAAAGGTTTTACATCACACGATCCACGGGAAGATTTATCGGGAAACGATGTGGCGAAGAAACTTTTGATCCTCGCAAGAGAACTTGATTTAACTAACGAACTCACCGATATCAATATCCAAAGTTTAATTCCTGAAAAGTTAGGTAAGCTTAATAAAAATGAGTTTCTAAATAGTTTAGATCTTCTTGATTCTTATTTTGAGGAAATAAAAAAGAACCAGAAAGAAAATCACGTTCTGCGCTTCATAGGGGAATTGCATGGCGATTTGCAACAGGAAAAGGGCGAATTGGATGTTCAGTTAATTTCTGTTCCTGCCAATTCTGAGATCGGACAGTTAAAAGGTTCCGATTCTATTTTTAAAATTTATACCGAAAATTATGGCGAAAATCCGCTCGTGATCCGGGGTGCCGGAGCAGGAGCCAAAGTTGCAGCCAGAGGGGTTTTCGGAGATATTTTACGATTGTCTGAAAATAAATAG
- a CDS encoding 3-phosphoshikimate 1-carboxyvinyltransferase translates to MKLEKSDLKDNVTIEISGSKSISNRLLILSHLFENTIMIENLSNSQDTQLLQEALSSDAEIIDIHHAGTAMRFLTSYFALQEGRITVLTGSERMKERPIGSLVDALRHLGADITYVEKEGFPPLKIIGKRLDKSSVSIPANISSQFISSLLLVGSKLENGLEIDLEGKITSRPYLEMTLKILRSIGIGTQWEGQIIKIFPNIQSEKNSQIIKCITESDWSSASYYYSLAAIGRKSINLKSFRPYSLQGDSDLKEIYWNFFGVNTISQGSESKISLLPESSFIFPEKIYLNMNDCPDIAQTLCVTATALQIPFEITGLETLKVKETDRLVALKNELFKIGCISEITDDSIFSLKFFEPNSQISIETYNDHRMAMSFAPFCLIKELTIENKDVVEKSYPQFWEDLEKVLEKN, encoded by the coding sequence ATGAAGCTGGAAAAATCAGACTTAAAAGACAATGTCACCATTGAAATAAGCGGTTCGAAAAGTATTTCGAATCGTCTTTTGATTTTGAGTCATCTTTTTGAGAATACCATTATGATCGAGAATCTCTCCAATTCTCAAGATACTCAACTTTTGCAGGAGGCACTCAGCAGCGATGCTGAAATTATTGATATTCACCATGCCGGCACCGCGATGCGTTTTCTAACGTCGTACTTTGCCTTACAGGAAGGAAGAATTACTGTATTAACAGGTTCTGAGCGCATGAAAGAAAGACCGATTGGATCACTGGTAGATGCTTTGCGACACTTAGGCGCCGACATCACTTACGTCGAAAAAGAGGGTTTTCCGCCTTTAAAAATTATCGGAAAAAGATTAGATAAAAGCTCAGTTTCTATTCCGGCAAATATTTCGAGTCAGTTTATTTCTTCTCTGCTCTTGGTTGGATCAAAACTGGAAAATGGTCTGGAGATTGATCTGGAAGGGAAAATAACGTCGCGACCGTATTTGGAAATGACTTTAAAAATCCTGCGAAGTATTGGAATTGGGACACAATGGGAAGGTCAAATCATCAAAATATTTCCAAATATTCAAAGTGAAAAGAATTCTCAGATCATCAAATGTATTACAGAAAGTGATTGGAGCTCCGCTTCTTACTACTATTCCTTAGCAGCGATTGGTCGAAAATCGATTAATTTAAAAAGCTTCCGGCCTTACTCTCTGCAGGGAGATTCTGATCTGAAAGAAATCTATTGGAATTTCTTTGGTGTAAATACGATCTCGCAAGGTTCGGAAAGTAAAATTTCGTTACTACCCGAGAGCTCTTTTATATTTCCTGAAAAAATTTACCTGAATATGAATGACTGTCCGGATATTGCACAAACCCTTTGTGTAACGGCTACAGCATTGCAGATTCCTTTTGAGATTACAGGGTTGGAAACTTTGAAAGTGAAAGAAACAGACCGCTTGGTGGCCTTAAAAAATGAACTCTTTAAAATCGGCTGTATTTCTGAAATTACCGATGATTCCATTTTTTCACTGAAATTCTTCGAACCAAATTCTCAAATTTCTATTGAGACTTATAATGATCACCGAATGGCCATGAGTTTCGCACCTTTCTGCCTGATCAAAGAATTAACGATCGAAAACAAAGATGTGGTTGAAAAATCCTATCCGCAATTCTGGGAAGACTTGGAAAAAGTTCTCGAAAAAAATTAA
- a CDS encoding nucleotide pyrophosphohydrolase produces MEITKLQQEVDEWIKNVGVRYFNELTNMAMLTEEVGEVARIIARRYGEQSEKESDKTKDLGEELADVLFVTLCLANQTGTNLQEAFDRKMKVKTERDKERHQNNKKLKGE; encoded by the coding sequence ATGGAGATCACCAAACTTCAGCAAGAGGTTGATGAATGGATTAAAAATGTTGGGGTTCGCTATTTTAACGAACTCACCAATATGGCGATGCTGACGGAAGAAGTAGGCGAAGTTGCGCGTATTATTGCGAGAAGATACGGGGAACAGAGCGAAAAAGAATCGGATAAAACCAAAGATTTGGGCGAAGAGTTGGCGGATGTTTTATTTGTAACTTTATGTTTGGCCAATCAAACCGGAACGAATTTGCAGGAAGCGTTTGACCGAAAAATGAAGGTGAAAACCGAGCGCGACAAAGAGCGCCATCAAAATAATAAAAAATTGAAGGGAGAATGA
- a CDS encoding GlmU family protein, producing the protein MQLVFSDAQFWEDFLPLTFTRPVAEMRCGILTFSERWQKLLGFSEVSFLTEDYLQEKFRKPELKESLFIVPNFLPSENLLNQIKELQYGEALVYKDELLAVRINMDNFSLSQINKMTDIEEEVLFFNQPTDLFTFNEKAIDFDFELLTKDRTSAPLSKTNGFLGDEKDLFIEEGAVIEFSTLNTKTGKIYIGKNAEVMEGCNLRGPIALCEESKFNLGAKIYGATTVGPHSKVGGEVNNIVIFGYSNKGHDGFVGNSVIGEWCNLGADTNSSNLKNNYAQVKLWNYKAKKFLNTGLQFVGLIMGDHSKAAINTQFNTGTVVGIAANIFKSGFPPNLIDNFSWGGMKGDEKFKLEKAYEVAELAMGRRKVPFTKEDRNILKYIYNEF; encoded by the coding sequence ATGCAACTCGTATTTTCAGATGCCCAGTTCTGGGAAGATTTCTTACCACTCACTTTTACCCGACCCGTTGCAGAAATGCGTTGCGGTATTTTGACGTTTTCAGAAAGATGGCAAAAATTACTCGGTTTTTCAGAAGTTTCTTTTCTCACCGAAGATTATCTGCAGGAAAAATTCAGAAAACCTGAGTTGAAAGAAAGCCTTTTTATTGTTCCTAATTTTTTACCGAGCGAGAATCTTTTAAATCAAATCAAAGAGTTGCAGTATGGCGAAGCTTTGGTTTACAAAGATGAATTGTTGGCCGTAAGAATCAACATGGATAATTTTTCTCTCAGTCAAATTAATAAAATGACTGATATTGAAGAAGAAGTTTTGTTTTTTAATCAACCTACAGATTTGTTTACCTTTAATGAAAAAGCCATTGATTTTGATTTTGAACTGTTAACTAAAGACAGAACTTCCGCGCCACTTTCTAAAACCAATGGATTCTTGGGCGACGAAAAAGATTTATTTATTGAAGAAGGTGCAGTAATCGAATTTTCTACGCTAAACACAAAAACCGGAAAAATCTACATCGGAAAAAACGCCGAAGTCATGGAAGGTTGTAATCTTCGAGGTCCGATCGCACTTTGTGAAGAATCTAAATTTAATTTAGGAGCTAAAATTTATGGTGCAACTACTGTTGGTCCGCATTCTAAAGTAGGCGGTGAAGTCAATAATATCGTTATTTTCGGATATAGCAATAAAGGTCATGACGGTTTCGTTGGGAATTCTGTCATTGGCGAATGGTGTAATCTCGGTGCTGATACCAATTCTTCTAATCTTAAAAATAATTATGCACAGGTAAAACTCTGGAATTACAAAGCCAAAAAGTTTTTGAATACCGGACTTCAATTTGTGGGATTAATTATGGGTGATCATTCCAAAGCTGCCATTAATACACAGTTTAATACCGGAACTGTGGTAGGAATTGCTGCCAATATTTTCAAATCTGGATTCCCACCAAACTTAATTGATAACTTCTCCTGGGGCGGAATGAAAGGCGACGAAAAATTCAAATTGGAAAAAGCCTACGAAGTTGCTGAATTAGCCATGGGAAGAAGAAAAGTTCCGTTCACTAAAGAAGATCGAAATATTTTGAAATATATCTATAACGAATTTTAA
- a CDS encoding TrmH family RNA methyltransferase: MIIESFQNEKVKYVTRLITDNRFRKKEDVFVVEGKQENERALQFGFEPQEFYIEESIFNNDLPTGKIHLVSPKIYEKIAYRGSSEGIIGIYKTKFASLKDFKPAEKSSVIIVESIEKPGNLGAILRSCEAFGIDALIVADTRVDFYNSNVIRSSVGCLFGMNIFSSSNNEVVEFLEDHHYNVYTTLMDESAEPLHFRDLKEKSAIVFGTEHSGLTEFWKQKGDNTIIPMSGSIDSLNLSNAVAICCYEILRQNMA, translated from the coding sequence ATGATTATTGAAAGCTTTCAAAACGAAAAAGTAAAATACGTCACGCGCCTTATCACCGACAATCGCTTCCGGAAAAAAGAAGATGTTTTCGTTGTGGAAGGGAAACAGGAAAATGAGCGCGCTTTGCAATTTGGTTTTGAACCTCAGGAATTCTACATCGAAGAAAGTATATTTAATAATGATTTGCCAACAGGTAAAATCCATTTGGTTTCTCCGAAAATTTACGAAAAAATTGCTTATCGTGGTTCCTCGGAAGGGATTATTGGTATTTATAAAACTAAGTTTGCCTCTTTAAAAGATTTTAAACCTGCGGAAAAATCCTCTGTCATTATTGTAGAAAGCATAGAAAAGCCGGGAAATCTTGGGGCGATTTTAAGAAGTTGTGAAGCTTTTGGAATCGATGCCTTAATTGTCGCAGACACGCGTGTCGATTTTTACAATTCAAATGTTATTCGTTCCAGCGTTGGTTGCTTATTCGGAATGAATATTTTTTCTTCTTCCAATAACGAGGTAGTTGAGTTTTTAGAGGATCATCATTATAATGTCTACACCACGCTGATGGATGAAAGTGCGGAGCCTCTTCATTTTAGAGATTTAAAAGAAAAAAGTGCCATCGTTTTTGGAACGGAACATTCAGGTTTGACGGAATTTTGGAAACAAAAAGGAGACAATACGATTATTCCGATGAGCGGAAGTATTGATTCATTGAATTTGAGCAATGCAGTTGCGATCTGCTGCTATGAAATTTTAAGACAGAACATGGCATAA